From Diospyros lotus cultivar Yz01 chromosome 4, ASM1463336v1, whole genome shotgun sequence, a single genomic window includes:
- the LOC127798865 gene encoding mitochondrial uncoupling protein 5-like: MGLKGFVEGGIASVVAGCSTHPLDLIKVRMQLQGETQVPSLRPAYAFNAGTTAKFPAPQPPKVGPISVGVKIFRTEGVAALFSGVSATVLRQTLYSTTRMGLYEILKQKWSDPNNPGSLPLGRKVAAGLVAGAVGAAVGNPADVAMVRMQADGRLPVSQRRNYSSVVDAVTRMARQEGVTSLWRGSSLTVNRAMIVTASQLATYDQAKETIIEKRWMKDGLGTHVAASFTAGLVAAVASNPVDVIKTRVMNMKVGPGMEPPYSGALDCGLKTIRAEGPMALYKGFVPTVSRQGPFTVVLFVTLEQVRKILKDF, from the coding sequence ATGGGTCTGAAAGGTTTTGTCGAGGGGGGTATTGCTTCAGTCGTGGCGGGTTGTTCGACCCACCCGCTCGATCTCATCAAGGTTCGGATGCAGTTGCAGGGCGAGACCCAAGTCCCCTCGCTCCGCCCCGCCTACGCTTTCAACGCTGGCACCACCGCCAAGTTCCCAGCGCCGCAGCCGCCCAAGGTGGGACCCATCTCCGTCGGGGTCAAGATCTTCCGGACGGAAGGCGTCGCCGCCCTGTTCTCCGGCGTCTCTGCGACTGTGCTCCGCCAGACGCTCTACTCCACCACCCGGATGGGCCTCTACGAGATCCTCAAGCAAAAGTGGTCCGACCCGAACAATCCGGGTAGCCTCCCTCTCGGCCGGAAAGTAGCCGCCGGCTTGGTGGCAGGCGCGGTCGGCGCGGCTGTCGGGAACCCGGCCGACGTGGCGATGGTCCGCATGCAAGCCGACGGCCGGCTCCCTGTCAGCCAGCGGCGCAACTACTCGAGTGTGGTGGACGCCGTGACGCGGATGGCGCGCCAGGAAGGGGTCACTAGCCTGTGGCGCGGCTCCTCGCTTACGGTGAACCGCGCGATGATCGTGACCGCATCACAACTGGCGACGTACGATCAAGCCAAGGAGACGATCATAGAGAAGAGGTGGATGAAAGATGGGCTGGGGACGCACGTGGCGGCGAGCTTTACGGCGGGTCTTGTGGCGGCGGTGGCATCGAATCCAGTGGATGTGATCAAGACTAGGGTGATGAACATGAAGGTTGGGCCGGGAATGGAGCCACCGTACAGTGGAGCCCTAGACTGTGGGCTAAAGACGATAAGGGCGGAAGGGCCAATGGCCCTTTACAAGGGCTTTGTGCCCACGGTGTCGAGGCAGGGCCCATTTACGGTAGTGTTGTTCGTGACGCTGGAACAGGTCCGCAAGATTCTCAAGGATTTTTGA